The Algoriphagus halophilus genome window below encodes:
- a CDS encoding Glu/Leu/Phe/Val dehydrogenase dimerization domain-containing protein, translating to MHDLLKKFENKKAEIVFEWSDNESEAEGWVVINSLRGGAAGGGTRMRKGLDKREVESLAKTMEVKFTVSGPAIGGAKSGINFDPNDPRKNEVLQRWYKAVMPLLKNYYGTGGDMNVDEIHEVIPITETYGLWHPQEGIVNGHFHATEPEKIKKIGQLRQGVSKVLEDPHYTPNGPKKYTVADMITGYGVAEAVRHYYKIWGGQIKGKRAVIQGWGNVGAAAACFLAVEGVKVVGIIDRDGGIIREEGLSLDEVRDLFIARDGNKLVAKDMIPFEKINEKIWDINSEIFIPAAASRLVTQNQVERMVNAGLEVISCGANVPFADPEIFFGPIGVWADKRISVLPDFIANCGMARVFAYLMSKKAEVTDRAIFNDVSKTIEKALNKTFQENPEKTNIAQSSFKIALAQLV from the coding sequence ATGCACGACTTACTAAAGAAATTCGAAAACAAAAAAGCTGAAATTGTTTTTGAATGGAGCGACAATGAATCTGAGGCCGAAGGCTGGGTAGTCATCAACTCTTTAAGAGGGGGAGCTGCAGGAGGTGGAACCCGCATGCGTAAAGGACTAGACAAACGAGAAGTAGAATCTCTTGCCAAAACCATGGAGGTGAAATTCACTGTATCAGGCCCCGCAATTGGTGGAGCCAAATCAGGGATTAATTTCGACCCAAATGATCCTAGAAAAAACGAAGTGCTTCAGCGCTGGTATAAGGCTGTCATGCCGCTTTTGAAAAATTATTATGGAACCGGAGGTGATATGAATGTGGATGAAATCCATGAAGTGATCCCTATTACGGAAACTTATGGACTTTGGCATCCTCAGGAAGGAATCGTAAATGGTCACTTTCATGCCACAGAACCAGAAAAAATCAAAAAGATTGGACAGTTAAGGCAAGGCGTCTCCAAAGTATTGGAAGATCCTCATTATACGCCCAATGGACCCAAGAAATACACGGTAGCCGACATGATTACAGGATATGGTGTGGCAGAGGCCGTGCGGCATTATTATAAAATTTGGGGTGGTCAGATCAAAGGAAAGCGAGCTGTTATCCAAGGATGGGGAAATGTAGGCGCTGCAGCCGCATGTTTTTTGGCGGTGGAAGGAGTGAAGGTGGTAGGAATTATTGATAGAGATGGAGGAATCATCCGTGAAGAGGGGCTAAGCCTGGATGAAGTACGAGACCTCTTTATTGCTAGAGACGGAAACAAACTGGTAGCCAAGGATATGATTCCTTTTGAGAAAATCAATGAAAAGATCTGGGATATCAACAGTGAAATATTCATTCCAGCTGCGGCTTCCAGATTAGTGACCCAAAACCAAGTAGAACGCATGGTAAATGCAGGGTTGGAAGTAATTTCCTGCGGAGCAAATGTGCCATTCGCAGACCCTGAGATCTTCTTTGGGCCTATTGGAGTCTGGGCAGATAAGCGGATTTCAGTTCTTCCGGATTTTATTGCCAACTGTGGAATGGCCAGAGTCTTTGCCTATTTGATGAGCAAGAAAGCTGAAGTTACCGACCGGGCAATATTCAACGATGTAAGCAAGACCATTGAAAAAGCATTGAACAAAACTTTTCAGGAAAATCCGGAAAAGACCAATATAGCTCAAAGCTCCTTTAAAATAGCTCTAGCACAACTCGTATAA
- a CDS encoding anhydro-N-acetylmuramic acid kinase, whose amino-acid sequence MSNANYHIIGLMSGTSGDGLDVAYCHFEKSDLWQFEILEAITIPFPDQLGEQLQKAHLLNALDLHYLDVAFGKWMGQEVKQFCSKKQISPIAICSHGHTVFHQPQKGLSLQIGNGWALHQASEMKVINDFRMLDVQLGGQGAPLVPIGDQLLFPHLDFCINLGGISNISMQWKGERIAFDCSPFNLLLNPIAEKLGSPYDRDGQWAREGQVDAELLEKLNQVPFYQKKGAKSLGREDMDEVFSPIIQSSNAPEKDKLATLTEHYAIQIAQIIQAYALHEKPKVLLSGGGAYHTYFIERLHHQLQGNWQQFEASNELIEFKEALIFGFLGVLRLRGESNCLASVTHASRDSSGGTIFG is encoded by the coding sequence ATGAGCAACGCGAACTACCACATAATAGGATTGATGTCAGGAACTTCAGGAGATGGTTTAGATGTCGCTTATTGCCATTTTGAAAAATCCGACCTTTGGCAATTTGAGATTCTGGAAGCGATCACCATCCCTTTTCCGGACCAATTGGGTGAACAACTCCAAAAAGCCCACCTATTGAATGCATTGGACCTTCACTATCTAGATGTAGCATTTGGAAAATGGATGGGTCAGGAAGTGAAGCAGTTCTGTTCTAAAAAACAAATTTCTCCAATCGCCATCTGTTCCCATGGTCACACCGTATTCCATCAACCACAAAAAGGATTGAGTTTACAAATTGGAAATGGATGGGCGCTGCATCAAGCTTCGGAAATGAAAGTGATCAATGATTTCAGAATGTTGGATGTGCAGCTTGGAGGCCAGGGAGCACCATTGGTTCCTATAGGTGACCAACTCCTTTTCCCACATTTGGACTTTTGCATCAACCTGGGTGGCATTTCCAATATCAGTATGCAATGGAAGGGAGAGCGAATAGCGTTCGATTGTAGTCCATTCAACCTCTTACTGAATCCCATTGCGGAAAAACTGGGTAGCCCTTATGATCGGGATGGGCAGTGGGCCCGTGAGGGACAAGTGGATGCAGAACTGTTGGAAAAACTCAACCAAGTTCCTTTTTATCAAAAAAAGGGGGCCAAATCCCTTGGTAGAGAGGATATGGACGAAGTTTTTTCTCCTATCATCCAATCAAGCAACGCTCCTGAAAAAGATAAATTAGCCACATTGACGGAGCATTATGCAATTCAAATCGCTCAAATCATTCAAGCCTACGCACTCCATGAAAAGCCTAAGGTTCTCCTCTCCGGAGGAGGTGCCTATCATACCTATTTTATAGAGCGGCTCCACCATCAGCTCCAAGGTAATTGGCAACAATTTGAAGCTTCCAACGAATTGATTGAGTTTAAAGAAGCATTGATTTTTGGATTTTTAGGAGTGCTTAGATTGAGGGGAGAATCAAATTGTCTGGCTTCTGTTACCCATGCGAGCAGAGATTCTTCCGGAGGAACAATCTTTGGCTGA
- a CDS encoding type III pantothenate kinase, whose protein sequence is MDNLIIDIGNTRIKSALFKGTEFVNESVFIDLPTALQYWKGLSFQNCLISSVKWTEKDLKIQIPFPFKYLSNNLQFPIGNAYGSPATLGLDRMAAAVGGWQMAGTGPVLVIDMGSCMTFDLVDESNTYRGGAISPGLLMRAKAMNALTARLPLVEVSGKPEDFIGTNTISCMQIGIWYGIESEILGQIQKYEQKFPQIKVFVCGGDAQSFESLAKDHIFVVQNLVLHGLNCILNHNVE, encoded by the coding sequence ATGGACAATCTAATCATTGATATTGGCAATACCAGAATCAAATCTGCCTTGTTTAAGGGGACTGAATTTGTAAATGAATCAGTTTTTATAGATTTGCCGACTGCTTTGCAATATTGGAAAGGTCTTTCTTTTCAAAATTGCTTGATAAGTTCTGTGAAGTGGACCGAGAAAGATCTTAAAATTCAAATTCCATTTCCATTTAAATACTTATCCAACAATCTTCAATTTCCTATTGGCAATGCGTACGGTAGTCCAGCTACCCTGGGTTTGGATAGGATGGCCGCTGCTGTAGGAGGTTGGCAAATGGCAGGAACAGGCCCAGTGCTGGTAATAGACATGGGAAGTTGTATGACATTTGATCTGGTAGATGAATCCAATACTTATCGAGGCGGAGCCATCAGTCCAGGGTTGTTGATGAGGGCCAAGGCAATGAATGCATTAACAGCCCGACTTCCCTTGGTGGAAGTTTCTGGAAAGCCGGAAGATTTTATAGGAACCAACACCATCAGTTGTATGCAGATAGGTATTTGGTATGGGATTGAATCAGAAATTCTTGGCCAAATCCAAAAATATGAGCAAAAATTCCCCCAAATCAAGGTCTTTGTTTGCGGTGGAGACGCTCAATCTTTTGAATCATTAGCAAAAGACCACATATTTGTAGTCCAAAATTTAGTCCTGCATGGATTGAATTGTATTCTAAACCACAATGTTGAGTAA
- the lptC gene encoding LPS export ABC transporter periplasmic protein LptC: MKFSHLFVLLSICVMAFSSCREDVDAAALQVYDGPMNTSININLVSSDSAIIRSEIKAPKQLEFENGNLEFPEGIDITFFDKAGNITTTMRADRGYYLREDNLYKGEGDVQVDNLEKDQSLKSEEIFWNPNQKKIYTEKFVSVRDGKTLLQGAGLEADENFSKYSIKNPMDSRIEFQEDGM, encoded by the coding sequence GTGAAGTTTAGCCACCTATTCGTCTTACTTTCTATTTGTGTCATGGCATTTTCCTCTTGCCGGGAAGATGTGGATGCGGCTGCCTTGCAGGTATATGATGGGCCGATGAATACCTCCATTAATATCAATTTGGTTTCCAGTGATTCTGCCATTATCAGATCTGAAATCAAAGCTCCCAAGCAATTGGAGTTCGAAAATGGAAATTTGGAATTTCCTGAAGGGATTGACATTACTTTTTTTGATAAAGCGGGAAATATAACCACCACCATGCGGGCAGACAGAGGATATTACCTTAGAGAAGATAATCTTTATAAGGGTGAAGGAGATGTTCAAGTTGATAATCTGGAAAAGGACCAAAGTTTGAAGTCCGAAGAGATTTTTTGGAACCCCAATCAAAAAAAGATTTATACTGAAAAATTTGTCAGCGTTAGAGATGGAAAAACCTTGCTCCAAGGGGCAGGATTAGAAGCGGATGAAAATTTTTCCAAATATTCCATCAAAAACCCAATGGACAGTAGAATTGAGTTCCAAGAGGATGGAATGTAA
- a CDS encoding hemolysin family protein, with the protein MDVSYLIYVIITLLFSAFFSGMEIAFISSNKLQIELQRKQGSLVGKVLSTFVNNTGQFIGTTLMGNTVSLVLYGIFMAFLLEDPLNMMLPEGFNNEALVLVLQTVISTLIVLVTAEFLPKSIFMLNPNSMLTFFALPFLAIYFIMYPIVWAVVGLSRFFITKILRLEYSEDKPVFTVTDLNSFIQNHLTQEKEEGKVDIDTKIFDNAVEFKTVRVRECMVPRTDIVSVEIEDTIEELKEVFAESGHSKVIVYRETIDDVIGYCHQLELFKKPKSIEEILTPIIIAPESALANELLIQFIQERKSLALVVDEFGGTSGIVSMEDIIEEIFGEIEDEYDNDDLIEQKTGDHEYLLSARHEIDYLNDKYGWDLPYGDFETLSGLILSLTENLPKKGESVVFGPYTFTIMTKQDHRIDSVKLKINSSGIF; encoded by the coding sequence ATGGATGTTTCTTATTTGATATACGTGATTATCACGCTGCTTTTTTCAGCATTTTTTTCGGGAATGGAAATCGCTTTTATTTCCTCCAACAAGCTGCAGATTGAGCTTCAGCGAAAACAAGGGTCCTTGGTAGGCAAAGTACTCAGTACCTTTGTCAACAATACCGGACAATTTATAGGAACTACCTTGATGGGGAATACCGTCTCTTTGGTGCTCTATGGTATTTTCATGGCATTCCTGTTAGAGGATCCTTTAAATATGATGCTACCAGAAGGCTTTAACAATGAAGCACTAGTCTTGGTATTGCAAACGGTGATTTCTACCTTGATTGTATTGGTGACGGCAGAGTTCCTTCCCAAAAGCATTTTTATGCTGAACCCAAACAGCATGCTCACTTTCTTTGCCTTGCCTTTTTTGGCAATCTATTTTATCATGTATCCCATTGTCTGGGCAGTGGTAGGGCTTTCCAGATTCTTCATTACCAAGATATTGAGACTGGAATACAGTGAAGACAAACCGGTTTTTACGGTGACGGATTTGAATAGCTTTATCCAAAATCATTTGACCCAGGAAAAAGAAGAAGGGAAAGTGGATATAGATACCAAGATTTTCGACAATGCGGTGGAGTTTAAAACAGTGCGTGTGAGAGAGTGCATGGTGCCTAGAACAGACATTGTATCGGTAGAAATTGAGGATACCATAGAAGAGCTGAAAGAGGTATTTGCAGAAAGCGGTCACTCCAAGGTGATTGTCTATCGTGAAACCATCGACGATGTGATTGGTTATTGTCATCAACTGGAGTTGTTCAAAAAGCCGAAAAGTATCGAGGAAATACTTACTCCTATTATCATCGCACCAGAATCAGCCTTGGCCAATGAACTGCTCATCCAATTTATTCAGGAAAGAAAAAGTTTGGCTTTGGTGGTGGATGAATTTGGGGGAACCAGTGGAATTGTTTCCATGGAAGACATCATTGAAGAGATCTTTGGAGAGATTGAAGATGAGTATGACAATGATGATTTGATCGAACAAAAGACCGGAGATCATGAATATTTGTTAAGTGCCCGTCACGAAATAGATTATTTAAATGATAAATATGGATGGGATTTACCTTACGGTGATTTTGAAACATTGTCAGGATTAATTCTTTCTTTGACAGAAAACCTGCCCAAGAAGGGCGAATCGGTCGTTTTTGGTCCGTATACGTTTACAATCATGACTAAGCAAGACCATCGAATTGACTCAGTTAAGCTGAAAATTAATAGCTCAGGGATTTTTTAG
- a CDS encoding peptidylprolyl isomerase, translating into MALIKQIRQRTGLAIGVIAGGLILFLLGGDLLSPNSSILNSNQNVVGEIAGEEISYEEYVANIEQFRIAFQQRTGRAPSEPEMFTVREQAWQALIVEKVFNEEYEKLGLTISDAELVDMVQGKNIVAELRQQLVNPQTGQFDKSQLVSFLQSLENADPTQQAFWAQQEQLFADSRLRIKYDNMLTFSEYVTSVEAKHEYEAANTIADVSHLFVPYYAIADSAVSVSESEMKDYLSKNQSKFRTGTSANIEYVSFSILPSSEDSAEVISEIQSLTEELRNSENDSAFVARNSETQFPFFTYAPGTNLPASLTSNVDEIEEGATYGPFVTPNSTYVTYKVSDQYEGPARMRASHILLSTEGMDDATKAAVKAQAEQILADLKGGANFAVTASQYGQDGTAQNGGDLGYFAKADFVEPFANAVFAAKSLGLINNVVETEYGYHIIEVTGMPLTQYTKLAALEIELVASDATRNEAFRNADSFAAESGNRNQFKENAAAQGYRVLEASNVDATSRNINNIQNAREVVRWAFTEASADEVSPVFELDNNYIVASLISKKEEGDAKLADVRPQVEAQVRNDKKAAMIAEKLAGKSTLEEMQAVFPEASLNTTPDLKLSASVIPGVGFAPKAIGSIFGLKNAGDMTAPIKEDVGVIVGKLNSLNPAAELGDYSGFQSQLTQSASQRTSYQVMMALQDLADVKDYRYKFF; encoded by the coding sequence ATGGCGTTAATTAAACAAATAAGACAGAGAACGGGTCTCGCAATCGGTGTCATTGCCGGCGGGTTGATTTTATTCCTATTGGGTGGAGATTTGCTAAGTCCAAATTCCTCCATACTCAATTCAAATCAAAATGTTGTTGGGGAAATCGCAGGAGAGGAAATCTCCTATGAAGAGTACGTGGCAAACATTGAGCAATTTAGAATTGCTTTCCAACAAAGAACAGGTAGAGCTCCTTCCGAGCCAGAAATGTTTACCGTAAGAGAGCAGGCATGGCAGGCATTGATCGTTGAAAAAGTATTCAACGAGGAATATGAAAAGCTTGGCTTGACCATCTCTGATGCAGAATTAGTAGATATGGTGCAGGGGAAAAACATTGTGGCAGAATTACGTCAGCAATTGGTGAACCCTCAGACCGGTCAATTCGACAAGTCCCAATTGGTATCTTTCCTTCAGTCTTTAGAAAATGCTGATCCTACTCAGCAGGCTTTCTGGGCTCAGCAGGAACAATTATTTGCGGATTCTAGATTGAGAATCAAATATGACAACATGCTTACCTTCTCGGAGTACGTGACTTCAGTAGAAGCAAAGCACGAATATGAAGCTGCAAATACCATTGCAGACGTTTCTCATTTGTTTGTTCCTTACTATGCAATTGCTGATTCAGCAGTTTCAGTAAGCGAAAGCGAAATGAAAGACTACCTAAGCAAAAATCAAAGTAAGTTCAGAACGGGTACTAGTGCCAATATTGAATATGTAAGCTTTAGCATTTTGCCAAGCAGTGAAGATTCTGCTGAGGTGATTTCTGAAATCCAAAGCTTGACAGAAGAATTGAGAAATTCTGAAAATGACTCTGCATTTGTAGCTAGAAATTCTGAGACTCAATTTCCTTTCTTTACGTATGCTCCAGGAACCAACCTTCCTGCAAGTTTAACATCCAATGTAGATGAAATTGAAGAAGGTGCTACTTATGGTCCATTTGTAACTCCAAATTCTACCTATGTTACTTATAAGGTAAGTGATCAATACGAAGGTCCAGCTAGAATGAGAGCTTCTCATATCTTGTTGAGCACTGAAGGAATGGATGATGCTACCAAAGCTGCTGTCAAAGCGCAAGCAGAGCAGATTTTAGCGGATCTGAAAGGTGGAGCTAACTTCGCAGTAACTGCAAGCCAGTATGGTCAAGATGGAACTGCTCAAAACGGTGGAGACCTTGGCTACTTTGCGAAAGCAGATTTCGTAGAGCCATTTGCCAATGCAGTATTCGCTGCAAAATCTCTTGGTTTGATCAATAATGTAGTGGAAACAGAATATGGTTACCATATCATTGAGGTTACTGGAATGCCATTAACTCAGTATACTAAATTGGCAGCCTTGGAAATTGAGTTGGTAGCAAGTGATGCAACTAGAAACGAAGCATTCAGAAATGCAGATTCTTTTGCTGCTGAGAGCGGAAACAGAAACCAGTTCAAAGAAAATGCGGCTGCGCAAGGATATAGAGTTTTGGAAGCAAGTAATGTAGATGCTACTAGCAGAAACATCAACAACATCCAAAATGCAAGAGAAGTAGTGAGATGGGCATTTACAGAAGCTTCTGCCGATGAGGTGTCGCCAGTATTCGAATTGGATAACAATTACATAGTTGCTTCTTTGATCAGTAAGAAAGAAGAAGGAGATGCGAAATTGGCTGATGTTCGTCCTCAAGTAGAAGCGCAGGTTAGAAATGATAAGAAAGCTGCGATGATTGCTGAGAAATTAGCAGGTAAATCTACTTTGGAAGAAATGCAAGCAGTATTCCCTGAGGCTTCATTAAATACTACTCCAGACTTGAAGTTGAGTGCATCTGTTATTCCAGGCGTTGGTTTTGCTCCTAAAGCAATCGGATCCATCTTCGGATTGAAGAACGCTGGTGACATGACTGCACCGATTAAAGAAGATGTGGGAGTGATCGTAGGTAAGCTGAACAGCTTGAACCCAGCTGCAGAATTAGGAGACTATAGTGGTTTCCAAAGTCAATTGACACAGAGTGCTTCACAAAGGACTTCCTATCAGGTCATGATGGCCCTGCAGGATCTCGCAGATGTGAAAGACTACCGATATAAATTCTTTTAA
- a CDS encoding DUF493 family protein, whose protein sequence is MEKNFDRENFKEKLEGSGQFPMLYMFKFIVPKGKETEIEALFPKNEVKLKPSSGGKYISATIQAMMDTSDQIVDLYEKAAKVEGVISL, encoded by the coding sequence ATGGAAAAGAACTTTGATAGAGAAAACTTTAAAGAGAAATTAGAGGGGTCAGGACAATTTCCTATGCTCTATATGTTTAAATTTATAGTTCCTAAAGGAAAGGAAACTGAGATTGAAGCTTTGTTTCCTAAGAACGAGGTGAAATTAAAGCCTAGTTCGGGAGGGAAGTACATAAGTGCCACTATTCAGGCGATGATGGATACATCAGATCAGATTGTGGACCTTTATGAAAAAGCAGCTAAGGTAGAAGGAGTTATTTCACTATAA